A region from the Geobacillus vulcani PSS1 genome encodes:
- a CDS encoding nitrate/nitrite transporter, translated as MVKKSFWRVGHARTLLSSFLYFDISFMIWNLLGALGVFVAESFALTPAEKGMMVAIPVLGGALLRIPMGLLADRWGGKRAGLLGMAVTAVPLVWGWLFADHMSDVYALGFLLGVGGASFAVALPLASRWYPKEYQGLAMGIAGAGNSGTVLATLFGPRLAEAYGWNAVFGLALVPLVVVFLLFAWLARECPTAVKPVSLREYGAVLRRKEAWLFCFFYSLSFGGFVGLTGYLGIFFFDEYGVSKIAAGDFVTAVVFAGSLIRPIGGYIADRIGGMRLLSLLFAVGAVLLAFIGTLPPLFIVFGLMVALFLCFGAANGALFQVVPTWFPKEVGLLTGIIGAAGGLGGFLLPNVLGAMKQWIGSSAYGFWLFAIVLGGAMLTARRLQTRAAEAVPLGKDTVERSG; from the coding sequence ATGGTGAAGAAATCGTTTTGGCGTGTGGGGCATGCGCGGACGCTTTTGTCGTCGTTTTTGTACTTTGATATTAGTTTCATGATTTGGAACTTGCTTGGCGCGCTTGGTGTATTTGTCGCCGAGTCGTTTGCGCTCACGCCGGCGGAAAAAGGGATGATGGTCGCCATTCCCGTGTTGGGAGGGGCGCTGCTTCGCATTCCGATGGGGCTGCTCGCCGACCGCTGGGGCGGAAAGCGGGCTGGTCTGCTCGGCATGGCGGTGACGGCTGTGCCGCTTGTGTGGGGGTGGCTGTTTGCTGACCATATGTCGGATGTGTATGCTCTTGGATTTTTGCTTGGAGTAGGTGGAGCTAGTTTCGCTGTTGCTTTGCCCCTTGCAAGCCGCTGGTATCCGAAAGAATATCAAGGGCTGGCCATGGGGATTGCTGGGGCCGGAAACAGCGGGACGGTGCTGGCAACGCTGTTTGGTCCGCGGCTGGCGGAGGCGTATGGTTGGAATGCGGTGTTTGGATTGGCGCTCGTACCGCTTGTTGTTGTCTTTCTTCTATTCGCCTGGCTGGCGCGTGAATGTCCAACAGCGGTGAAGCCCGTTTCATTGCGTGAATACGGAGCCGTCCTCCGTCGAAAAGAAGCATGGCTGTTTTGTTTCTTCTACAGCTTGTCATTCGGTGGATTTGTCGGATTGACGGGTTACTTGGGCATTTTCTTCTTTGATGAGTATGGTGTCAGCAAAATCGCGGCCGGCGATTTCGTCACCGCCGTCGTGTTTGCTGGCAGTTTGATCCGCCCGATTGGCGGTTATATCGCTGACCGGATCGGCGGAATGCGGCTTCTTTCCTTGTTGTTTGCCGTTGGAGCGGTTTTGCTTGCGTTCATCGGCACATTGCCGCCCCTTTTCATCGTGTTCGGATTGATGGTCGCTCTCTTCCTTTGTTTTGGCGCCGCGAACGGCGCGTTGTTCCAAGTTGTTCCCACATGGTTTCCGAAAGAGGTCGGCTTGTTGACGGGCATCATCGGGGCGGCCGGCGGGTTGGGAGGGTTTTTGTTGCCGAACGTGCTCGGGGCAATGAAGCAGTGGATCGGTTCTTCGGCGTATGGATTTTGGCTGTTTGCCATTGTTCTGGGGGGTGCTATGTTGACGGCGCGCCGCTTACAAACGCGGGCGGCAGAGGCTGTTCCTCTTGGAAAAGATACGGTTGAGCGCTCTGGATAA
- a CDS encoding Fur-regulated basic protein FbpA has product MGKWMQQAVKQQKQFYINQLLRVGLTDDPAQLEHWTIAELRREYERFRPIWTMKGGQFHERKSARAGETHH; this is encoded by the coding sequence ATGGGGAAATGGATGCAACAGGCAGTAAAACAACAAAAACAGTTTTATATTAACCAACTGCTGCGAGTGGGTTTGACCGATGATCCAGCACAGCTGGAACACTGGACGATAGCGGAATTGCGCCGCGAATACGAACGATTCAGACCAATCTGGACCATGAAAGGAGGCCAGTTCCATGAACGAAAAAGCGCTCGAGCTGGCGAAACGCATCATTGA
- a CDS encoding MerR family transcriptional regulator, translating into MTAHPQEDHYKYKKVISIGVVSELTGLSQRQIRYYEERKLVFPDRSKGTRKYSFADVEQLMKIANQREEGVSTWEIRQEMTKELRERMLKGQMNAHFRRRS; encoded by the coding sequence ATGACTGCTCATCCACAAGAGGATCATTACAAATATAAAAAAGTTATTTCGATCGGTGTCGTCAGCGAACTGACCGGGCTGTCGCAGCGGCAAATTCGTTATTACGAGGAACGGAAGCTGGTGTTCCCTGACCGTTCCAAAGGAACTCGCAAATATTCATTCGCCGATGTGGAGCAGTTGATGAAAATTGCCAATCAACGCGAGGAAGGTGTATCGACTTGGGAAATCCGTCAAGAGATGACGAAAGAGCTGCGCGAGCGGATGTTAAAAGGGCAAATGAACGCGCATTTTCGGAGGCGTTCCTAG